The sequence atggaaattgggtGATAATGCCAAATgggtgtgaaaaattgagtgatgagtgatgagtgataagtaatgagttatgagttatgagtgatgagtgataagtgatggaaattgagtgatgaaaaatggTTGGCCAAACAGGCTCTAGATAACCAGTAAGTAATTATCTGTCATATAAGAtagttgtgataaaaattgtgatCTTAAAACTACTCTAGAGGTCAAAGAAATCATATtgattaatcttttttttacaatgaaaaATGTTTACCATGAAagtaacaaaaaacaaaaccatttatactttgtttttttttttgttctcattctTGAAAACTCTTTAATGGTGTTTTCAAAActgttttaaaaaatggaaaCCAAACATATCACGTTTCAAAGTTTTTTCTTATAATAGATTTGATAAGATTAATATATTGTTactcatttaaaattatgttaaagCATCAATAAAcatctttttggtttgatttaatCTTAGgtctttatttgatgataagaaattttactaagtttataaaaatttacttatAAATTTCAAGGTTTATTTTTCCACGCAGGACTAGAATAACTTTGAGTTTTCAATCTCAAAAATATTTGACGTCCACATTGAGCTAAAACCGGTGGGAATACTACTTATTAATTAGTACATGTTTAGTGCCTAGAATTATTAAGACAAGCACGCTCAATTTAAAaagaagctttttttttcctcaactaTATTGTGGTGACATAAAccatataattgttttttttttggtaaacaaacCATATAATTgttaaaactttatttatttcatatataaCCATATTATTAGTAGAGGTACCCTAAAAAAAAGTTggatattttagaattttcccATTAAGATATTTATGTTTGGGTCTGAATTGTTGTCAAAAGTTTGGAATTGTTGTACGGAGGATGTTTCAAATTCAATTGATGTGattatcagattttttttttttttggaggaactgATGTGATTATCAGATTTATTAAAGTATTAGAAACCAAACCATGTGCTTTTTGGGTCCTCTCaatgtcaaaactcaaaacacataTCAAGTGGTCACGTTATATGCGACCTTTCAGGCatctaaagtctaaacaaaTAAGCAATGAATCACGTCACACTTGTATACTatacaagaaaataattaaacaataaagTGATGAATTTATTTCCAATTCAGAATTTAACTAAGAGGCAGCAAACTAAATTAATAACAATTGATTTGTGAATAATCTAGTCATAATCAAGTTACATGTACccttccttctcaaaaaaaaaagttacatgtACCCCAAAAGGTATTACGAAGTCAATGAGGGAAAGCTaaggttttgtttcttttttcttggcaagacaattgaatttttatttaaattaagctatgaatatatatatatatatatatatattttttttgaggaaaaattaAGCTATGAATATGAATACAATGAGGTAAGCTAAGTTGCCACTATGTTTGTGTACTTTGCTGACCGACCTGTCtcattgggaaaaaaaattaagggaaattGAATGAATTAATTTACCATGCTAAATGAAAATGTCATTAACAGAAAATTATGAGGGTCATTCAAAGTTCAGAACATGATTCGTTCTATTATATGtaaaaatgaatgaattaatcATGATTTACAATACTAAATGAAAATGTCATTAGCAAGAAATTATAATAGGGTCATTCAAAGTTCAAGATTCGTTCcattatatataattgtataCATTATGtcatgtaatttacaattttaaatgacatgacaCTAGGTATATCTTTAAATCTATAATATGTTAATGTCGTGCTTCTACTTTTCATTGTTGCATCAGTTCCTTAAGATCATCATAGCGGCTGCGGTGATAATCAATTAACAAACATAGCTGCCTAATGGCCTCCCTCTTCTCCTCCCCAAGACTAATCAACTCCTCATCTTTCTCTTTAATGTTCTTCTCCAATTTTCCCACCTTCTTTTCAAGTTGGCTTATGGCTGTCATCAAATTTAGCTTTTCCCCTCCTTCCTTGCTCAACTGTGCTTCCAATTTCCAAACCCTCTCTCTTAATATAAATTCTTGTTCCTCCTTGTTCTCAAGTTGAGCAGCCAAACAACTTTCATTATGCTTTAGTCTTTTGATTTCATTGTTTGTTACTGTGACCCAGTCCTTTGCAAACTGAAGCTCATTCAACATGTTGGTAATACGACTAACAACATTGCTGTTATACTCCTCAATCTTCCTGACCTGTTCTGCTCCACACAATGCATTGCTTGTTGTTTCCAATGTATGACTCATTTTCCTTAGCTCAGCTTCATATGTTGCCACCTTTTCTTCAAGCATTCCAATTTCTTGTTCATATCTATTTTGTGTCATCCTGTAGCTATCTTTGTTTTCAGTGTGTAAGCGTTCAATGACCAGGACTCTTTGGTACAAGAGATGGATTTTATCATCAAGATTCTTGCAGAACGCTTCTGCCAATTCTTCCATCTTCCTTTCTGCAGCTTGTAGAAATAACCTGTTTTTTTGCAACCAAAATTTAGCTTTTCTATGCTCTCCATTAGTCTTGTTTATAGTGCTATTCTTCACAATTCTTTGCCCATCTGCAATCTTTCTTTTCAACTTGATGTTTTGACTTACTTGACTTGGCCTTTTGGATGATccttgtttctctctctcaatttgtgGCTCCAACTGGCTTTTCTTGTTCAACAAGGAATCCGAATCTTGTAGCATATTAACCTGTGCTAAGTTCATAACTTGAGTAGAAGCTTCGTTCTCTTTAATTTCAGATTTCTTTTGAAGAGCAGAAAGCTTATCCTCCTTCTCTGTCAATGCTCTCTCTAGTTCAAGATTTCTAGCATGCAGCCCCTCCTTATCCTCCTCCAACTGATTTGTCTCGCAAACTTTACTCTTTATAAGCTCTTCCAATTCGTTTTTCTGGTTCTGTAGAGACTCCACTTCCAGTTCCAAGTCCTTCACCTGTATGCGAAAACCTTCTTTCTCATCCATCGTTCTCTTTTCAGCCATGCTCATTTTTGCTAATTCATCTTTCAGGGTTTCAATAACGACCGGGTATTTGgatgtttctttgttttctttctccatTTGCTGATCTGATTCAGATTTCTGGTTGTGTAGGGTCTCCAATTCCATCTGCATTGCAGTGACCTGATCCATTAAGCCCTTGAATTGAGCCAATGCTCCATTTCTTTCGCATACCATTTTTTGATTCTTTTCTTCCAGTTCAGCTTTTTGAGCATGAAAAGAATTTGCTTCCAGTCGCAAATTGCTAGCCTGAGCCATTATGTCAGCAATTTTAGACATTGAATATTCCTCATTATCTTTGAGTTTCTCCTGGAGACTAGATACTTTgtagtctttttcttttaatgacaATTCAAGTTCTGAAATCCAGGCATGCAGCCCagtatttttctccttttcttgtTTAGCTTCAGTTGCTTTGCTTTCAATCTGTGCTTCCATATCTCTTTTCTGGCCACACAAGGATTTCACTTCAACTTTCAAGCCAGTTAACTGGCTCTTTAAATCCTTTATCCGAGCTGAGGCTTGATTCCCATGAATTTCACGTGCCTTTATAATAGCCAAAAGttccttttctctcttatcCGCTTCAATCCTCtcatttttgttgataatttcaGCTTCTTGAATCTTGCTAAAGGCGGCCATATAGTCTGAATTTAATGCTTCCTTTTCTTGACTTGTAGAGGCCAATTTATGCTTCAGATCAGTAATTTCGAATTCAGCTGTTTCAAGTTCTTTTCTAATTCTCTCCGCCTCCTCCTTATGCTCATTTTCTACTCTGCCATTGCTGCTGTCAAATTCCTCTGAGGAAAAATATTCCGAGTCTGAGCTTGAATTGGAGAAAGaaacttcattttcatttcGGCCACGACCAACGTTACCTGACTCTCTTCTCAGATGATCAAACATGGCATAGAGTGATTGGTACTGTGTGTAAAAGTCCTCAATGAGTCCGACAAGTTCTGACTCCTTTTTTGGGCCCTTATGCTTCCTACCTTTTCTCCCTCGATCTTCATTCTTGATAAGCTTCAAGATCCTTGTCATATGATTATCCATTTCTGCAAGTTAAGAGGAAAACGGCAACCAGAAACATTTGATGATGCTTAACTTCAAAAATAGAACTCTATAAATAGCTCGCAAGCTCAAAATTTTCACATCACAAAGGTGCAAAATGATAGAAATAGAGTTGGGACAATGAGACATATCCTTTGCGTTTATGGTACCAAGGTTACTACTCACTACTCAGgcaaaataatagtaataactaaaaTGCCCCAGTTGGTTGAAGTTAAGCATAATGTCATGTGTCTCATTAAAATGCATGCTTTGCTCGCCGTACTTTTCTCTACATAACTGCAAACAGAAATTCAAAGTTATGGTTTGTATGGAAGAGTGAGTTGCACCTGTTTTGGTCTTAGATATTTGTTCTGTGTTTTCAAGATCCATGCGGCCTGCAAAGGATTTTCCTTTACTCCCCCAACCCAACCGATGCATTATCATTTCTAGTTTAGACATTTTAGCAGACTTCCACATGGAAGTGTACTTGTCAAGACAACGCATTTTCCTTCCTCAGCACCAAAGACCTGCGATctagaaggggaaaaaaaaagcattaaaattaattatgtttttttaggATTCAGACATGGGAACTGAAACGTGCACACTTCATTGAACCATTTGATTAGTCTGCAAAACACCTACTGCTTGcctaatattaatttattttattttatttttaacccAGCAACAAATGCAGGGAATGGACAAACAGACTGACATTAGAATTATCAAATTTAGCACTACAAGCTGGCAAAGAAATAATCAAGCAAGAACAGTCCAAGAACAtgttaactaaaaataaattagtaaagTTCATTAAGAGGAAAGCTGGCATGCCCGTCTGTAATCGTGATTTGTAATTAGCAAACAGTTACAATTCTCTACCATGTCAAAATGCACTACTGAAGTCCCAAGCAATAAGTCctgtcttgatttttttttttttttgggtaagtctGTCATGATATCATTTTACAAAATTCCTAGCATCAATATGTTGGAAAGGTTCTGCATACAAAAGGATTTGATTGGAATTGGATAAGGGCCAAATTATTTGTTGAATATAGAACccaaagaaaaaggataaagcTAAATGTGATTGTTCCCTGGATACACTGAGGCTTGAGAAAAAGGATAAGATAAAATTTACTATTAAGAAGGGAGGTTCAAAGCTTTTTGAATGATATAAAATTACAGCTTAAATTGGTGATCTATATGCCATTTCAGTGGAACACTTAAACTCAATGATAAGCACTATACACCACCTTGGGAAAGTTCCAAACTTCTTAACTACAATTAACAATTATTCCAATAAagatcaaggaaaaaaaaaaggagacatAAGCAAACATATGGTCAAACACAGAGTAAAGCAGGACTAGCAACCTGAAAGCTTATTCATTCCAGTTAATTCCATGGAGCCCAACATTCCCATTGAGGTCTAAACTTTCATAAGCTTGGGCCCCATGGTTTGTCTCTCTTGACTAAGTAAAACTAAATTGTCATATGGGAAACAAAGAAATTGTAAGAAGGAATCTACACTGTTACGTGGAGAAAAGCCAAGAAAAGGAAGGCCATAATAGAATCTGTCATAAAACATGTCATTCACAAGAAACACTTTATGCTGCTCTCACCAATAATGATTAAATGAACAAAATCATTATATCGCATGGGATTCTTCATGTGACTTGAACCATTCAGTTCATGAATCtaaggtaaaaattaaaacaagaagTTTGAACATATATATCCATTAATGGCAAAGTCACATTAAAAAGCCATATATAGCAAATGAAACTGCAAAACCAAAAATGCACTAGGGTATTAAATGAAAATAGGAGCTAaacatcaccaaaaaaaaaaagctaaatcacaaacaaaattgGTTTTTAAAAGTATTACATAGTGAcaagaaattaaaagaataagaactggaaatttatatactaatatatatatgttgaagattgtttgataataacaaatataattttgacaACATAGGAATGAGGAACACCTAACATTgacaagaaactaaaaaaaaccatataacTAGAAATTTGTATACAAATATGATTTTGACAATGTAGGCCCACCAAATTAACATATGTCCATTGGTTGAAATTCCTTTCCTCTCCATATGCAAGAGGTTTCATATGTCAACTTCAATATAAGATAATAGAACCCCCTGATTCACGACAATTTCTTTAACTAATtccaacttttcttttctttttttcccttttgcttTTTCGTTTTTTAGTGTTAGCCATCAATTCTTATCGCGAGGTGTCCATTGGCAGCTTCCCTAAACATTATCTATTGTGCATTACACTTTGTAATTGATGGCTAATTGATTGCttacattttctcttttttttttttctttaattatccACATATGGCTGCTTACCGCCTCTCATGATGAAACTGCAATCATCAAGTGGTGTCTTAGTGtgataataaagagcaatcatcacATCTCATTTTAGATAGCAatcaattttgaatatttgacccattttattaagaaattttttaatagaaactGGATCCTGGGTTTATTGTTACACAATTAAAAGGTGATCCacaggatgatttttttttttttttatctaaaattgATTGGTTGAAAAATAGAATCAAAGTTAATCTCCTAgcatttataaacaaataaacaaacaaatgcaCCATCGAAGTCTTTTAATTTAATGTTCAAGCTTAGGTTTCTGGGAGATAAGACAGTTtgagaaaaactgaaaaaattcaaaagtttcCAATaatgttatgaaaaaaattctaaaaacgaAAGTTCAATAAAGCACGAAAAaattttatgcttaaaaaaagagcataaaattctaaaaaagcatgaaattctaaaaaaaatcatatgaaatTCTAAAAAAGCATATAACCATACAAAGTGGTATATACCAATttgtaaaaagtaaataaatgagattaaaaaaatcacCTCAGATTTGAACATAAAACTGTCCCCCCAAGAGATCTGAATTCTGAATCCAATGGAAATAGAATAAAcgaaataagaaataaaaatctttttaattaattataaaacttATACTTTGTTGTCCTTATCTGCAGAAGAAAATTTTGGCGCTTCTTAAGATAAATTACCCTTTGATTTGGCATTATTTACTCCAAAAACCCCCTGAATCGGTCAGAATCTCAATTTATCGCCAACTCGGGAGCAAAAAAACGCGCTATGTTCAGATGAAATTATTAGATACTTGTTTTTGTATGATCATGTGTTGCCACGTGAGCTATTTCCCACGTTTTGTCTGTTACCTTGTACTGGATTTTGTTGGGAAATTATCGGGTGTGATAAGTGCAGGAAATGGAGGTTGTGTCCTGGCCAGGTTGTACCTTTGCAACTTAAACCATTTCTAATCAAGAGTCGAGacagtgaaattcaaacatatgGTTGCAACTTGCACTGATCGTTGAAGTACATGCAATATTAGTTCTTCaggacaattaaatttaatggaactgtgtttgaattttattaagaatCCTAATGTATTGCACATAAGAAACTTTATCCGAAATTATTGGGAGATATACTCACataaaagttttgaattttacaatatgtatatgtatgtaatGTATCTCAATAATAGTGTATGTTTATTTATGGATTGTGTACGAGCATAAATCTCAACTCAGTAATTAATGATACTAAGCAAGATATATGTTACAATTAATATGTGTTATGGATTGATATTGATCCACAACAATTGTACGAGCATAAACCTCAACTTAGTAATTAATGATACTAAGCAAGATATATGTTACAACTAATTTGTGTTATGAGTCGATATTAATCCACAGTAGGAATTTTGGACAAGAACACGTGAATTGTAAGGTGCTTACAATATATCGAAATGCTCTCttctttatttactttttgtATTACAAGGATATTTCTCTAGCCTCTTTTCACTCTCTAGTCTCTATCTCTTTGTCTTTCAATGTATTCTTTGTTGTtccactctttcttttttcttctcttttatatgagtcatctccttcttcttcgtaCTTTGTCCTTGTCCATCAAGATAACTTTTGGCCTTATCgggcttttcttttttggttattcATCATGAACTGAGTCTTTTAGGGTTTCTTCTTACTGTTCAAGCGTCCACCTGGATAACTTATAGTCTTATCAGGCTCTTCTTTCCTGATTATCCATCATGAACGGAGacttctgggtttttttttaactgttcaGGCTTGTCCTTCTGCATTAAATGCGGTGGTACCAAGTAGGTGAccttcattaatgcggaggttgTTGTGGAACCATTAGTAAACTTTAGAAAGCTATCTCGGAGAAGTTTACCTTCTCTAGGATCTACCTCAGTATCTCAGATATGCCTCAGACATGACCTCAGTACTTGGCTTGAAAGGTCATTAAGCCTGACCAATGATTTAAGGGCCTATGTTCATTATTAGAATGGGCTAGTTAATGCTAGATTTGTTTCCACTATTTGGGCCAATATTTTAAATAAGCCCAATATTTATCCTATTATAATAATGTTGAATATTTACCCCACCACGGGCTAATTGTGGTCATTTGCGTTGTTCATTGAAGCAAAGTAGTGTTATTTTcttaagaataattaaatttaatgatatTCTATGTGAATTTCGTTAAGGATCCTAATATATTGCATATACATAACTTTATCTAGAATTATTGGGTGATTCATTcacataaaaattttgaattctgcGATATGTATGCATCTGATGTATCTCACTAATAGCATATCTTATTTATGGATTAATTGTGGTTATGTAACTATGATTTCTGTGCCAAGGATTAAtgttgttctatttttttggggatGGAATTGTTGATTAGATTAGAAGTTAGTATTGCTATTTAAACAGAAGTTAAATTGATTGACTGGATGGTAGACTCCTAGTTTTGTGGTCTAAAATTATTGGTGCCACTTGCCTGAGTGAAAGACAGTTCCCTGAATAGTTGGTAAAATTGTTGTCTTGCTTATGGGAAAAGCATGCTTTGATGAGAGTAAAATGAGAAACT is a genomic window of Quercus lobata isolate SW786 chromosome 2, ValleyOak3.0 Primary Assembly, whole genome shotgun sequence containing:
- the LOC115975332 gene encoding COP1-interactive protein 1-like, which encodes MRCLDKYTSMWKSAKMSKLEMIMHRLGWGSKGKSFAGRMDLENTEQISKTKTEMDNHMTRILKLIKNEDRGRKGRKHKGPKKESELVGLIEDFYTQYQSLYAMFDHLRRESGNVGRGRNENEVSFSNSSSDSEYFSSEEFDSSNGRVENEHKEEAERIRKELETAEFEITDLKHKLASTSQEKEALNSDYMAAFSKIQEAEIINKNERIEADKREKELLAIIKAREIHGNQASARIKDLKSQLTGLKVEVKSLCGQKRDMEAQIESKATEAKQEKEKNTGLHAWISELELSLKEKDYKVSSLQEKLKDNEEYSMSKIADIMAQASNLRLEANSFHAQKAELEEKNQKMVCERNGALAQFKGLMDQVTAMQMELETLHNQKSESDQQMEKENKETSKYPVVIETLKDELAKMSMAEKRTMDEKEGFRIQVKDLELEVESLQNQKNELEELIKSKVCETNQLEEDKEGLHARNLELERALTEKEDKLSALQKKSEIKENEASTQVMNLAQVNMLQDSDSLLNKKSQLEPQIEREKQGSSKRPSQVSQNIKLKRKIADGQRIVKNSTINKTNGEHRKAKFWLQKNRLFLQAAERKMEELAEAFCKNLDDKIHLLYQRVLVIERLHTENKDSYRMTQNRYEQEIGMLEEKVATYEAELRKMSHTLETTSNALCGAEQVRKIEEYNSNVVSRITNMLNELQFAKDWVTVTNNEIKRLKHNESCLAAQLENKEEQEFILRERVWKLEAQLSKEGGEKLNLMTAISQLEKKVGKLEKNIKEKDEELISLGEEKREAIRQLCLLIDYHRSRYDDLKELMQQ